The window GAACATCCAAGAAACAAACATGAGATCCTGCTCAATTCTTAGATTAGCAACTCTTTCAGTTTCAGCATACAAAAAATTGATGGAATCTATAGCAGCAAACTTGAAGATTGGCTAGAAAAGGCTACTTGTGGTCCATGTCAGGAGGTAgaacctctccccccccccccccttctcccccATGTGACATCCTACAGCAATACCCAGACCCAATTGATGCAGTAACAATTTATGAATGCAATTGATATCACACTGCATCAAAGGTATGACTTGGGTACACCATTTTGAACTCAAAAGTGTGCAGGTTTCTGTAGATGCCAAGCCAAAGATTATTTTAAACCAAATGAAAGCAATAGGGAGAACGGTTGCCTGACACCTGATCCGGTTAGTAGCACCATCAGCTGGCAGGACAAATCCACTACACATGTGCTACATGTATCATGACAACATACACTCAGTCTCCAACTGAAGTGGGTGGAAAAGGTCTGTTCATTCTCACATGATCCACAGATATAACCCTCAATGGAAAAAAAGTTAATATAATAAGCTAAGAATAGAACCTAACTTTAAACTCAAGGGCCAAGACAAGAATATGATATTATCATTGTCTTAGTAAaaggaaagtaaagaagaatATAACTAATGTTCCTTAATTACATATCAATTGAGCATAACAAGGTGCCTACCAATCTCGATAGCACTTCATGCACAGAGCGTGGCTGCAATTGGGCAAGACGACTTTATTGCTTATCTCCATGCAAATCCCACACTCCACCTCCCTCTCTATATCAATGTCAGACATTTTACCTTTGTCCATCTCATCCTTCTTCCTGTATCTGGTGGAACAGAGATCTTTCTGTTTCCGATCATCCACATCAGTGATTCCTCTTTGAAGTTGTAATAAAGAGGGAAATATTACAGCTGTCCATGAAAAAGCCAAACTTTCTATTGATGAAAATGAACTGGTCATATGAAAGCAAAAGAATTTtttcaaacaataaaaaagaagcaaaagaaacaAATGCTTTAAAATAAGTTACTTCCACACACCATAAAATTCTTTAAAGCTGACTTTCCTTTCGTGAATATACATAGTGGTTTTGCCATCAGCATAAGCCTGCAGCAGATGTTGATAAACATCAAAAACAGATCCCAAAGGAAAGCAATCATGTCGTTACTCATAAGAACTAAATCAACATGAACTCAATGCCAAACAAGGGAGAGTAGGCTCAAACATGTTGGTACACATAAGAACTAATAATAACATCAAAATTATGAATGTTTTATCAACAATTATTACCTTGTAAATAAGTATTCTAAGCAATCCAAGGGCACCGGCAAGGTGACAATCAGTCCACTGAactagaaaaaggaaaaagtgagCAGCCGGGCTATAAGATAATCTCATTTGAAGGCATTCCCCATCATATTCCCTTGGATAATCTGAAGCCCTGTAACAaagcaaacccaaaaatcaTAACATTGCCACATAATTTAACAGACACGTATCAAATTACAAACTAAATAACATGGCAGGAGGGGAAATTCAAGGGAAAAGAGAAGCAGAACAGATAAATCCATCAATTTGACAGAAGCACAAAAAACATTACAATGGCTGGAAACAGAAGGGAAAGAGCCAATTAACAAAATCATGAACAAATatagcatttaaaaaaaataaaaataaaaaagataaatcaAAAAGATTTCTTTCTCACAATTAACTATCTGCAAGTAGAGGGGAGATTTAATAACAAAAGATACTATAAGTTCTGAAGATAAGTGAAACACATTCCTAGAACAGAAACATGATTGAGACCAAAAGGActataagataacaaaatccctTTCCAAATTCCAACCTATCAGGTTCAAGGACCTAGAAGTAAACAGGGCAGGAAACATAATTAATGACCCAAAAAAAGGAACACAAAATCTATAAGACAGTAAAGCCAGTCAGAGAACCGAACAGATAccaataattaaaattaaaaatcaagcaaaaattcaaacagaaaagaaaaaatcatcaATTTAATCATTCAGGGGGAAGACGGAGAACCCAtctccaaaaagataaaaatttcaaattcagCAGAGAAAAaaggctcttcttctttttcttttttttttttggggggggggggggtgggggtggggttggagGAAACAATTATTATTTCACAAATTTCACAATTCCTAGAACGAGAGAATACGATCGAAATTTAAGAAAAGATCATTACAGAGTATTCGCATGCTGAATATCCGCTTCAAGTGATTTTAGGGAATCCTTAAATGACTTTCGCATGGCCGTCTTCTTTTCTGCAACTATATCCTCCCATCCAACAACAACTCacctcaagaaaaaaaaaaaaaccaactccCTTCTCTTCTGCACAACTGAAACTCCTTTACCCGTGAATTGAGAaactaccaaaaaaacaaaaaagcaaaaatCTTCCTCTCCTCACCTCCTCACTTCTCCACCGAacttaaaccccaaaatctctctctctctggtggTAGTGATACCGGTTTTCTCGAACTCAGCTTCTCACACTGTAGAGGTGGGAGGGAGTTAATGCACTTGCCTTGGAGTCTACGCTTCAAGAGTTATCTAATTTTGGAAACTTTTAGTTCTCTACCAATTCGTACGCCGATGGTTCATGATTGGGAAATAAAAAACGTCACACAGATATATCTTATGGATATCATCAAATGTGTTATTACTTAAATATCCTTATACTTAAAACAGCTGTGAAGCCTTTTTGTTTCGTGTATAGAAAGACTACAATTAAGGGTTACGTCATAAGCAtagattctctctctcactcagtCTCGTGGGACACACgcgtaataataataatagatacCAACGAAAAGACGCTTAAGTGGCAGGAAAGGAATCATCCATCGCTCTCAGAGCCTTAAATAATTATTCTAATAATCATGATTTGATTTATTAAATTACctttaataattaaattaaattaaattacaaACTCCCACAAGAACGGGGAGGGAGACAGGGAATGGTGGTATTAACACGCACGTCGCACCTACGGGAAGCGTGGAGGTTGCGGTCCAATGGAATGTGTGTGATTGAGAGCTCGAATCTCATTGGACGGTGGATTCCACTCTCTCTCGGACAGTGGGGGTGGGTTTTCCTCGTCCAACAGTATAAATGATAGGATCAGATtttactaaaaataaataaattatgatTAGATCAGATGACTCAGAGATCGTGCTTCGCGgtggaattttattttgaacattatTTATACGTTTTAGAGATTAGAGATAGATTTATGAAAAAATGACGTACACAACAACAGCGTTGTGTAATGGAATATTATATACTAGCATCTCTTTATTATTGTATTCGTTccaatttgatgtttttttcaattcctcacatagaaatagaaatgaCCAACCTACCCTTTGCCCAAGAGAATTGTATTCTCTCTTTGCATCTTAGCCATTAAATCCGTCAATTGTTTATAATATCATTCTCTCCATTGTTGCTACACATTtaatctctctatctctcccctcccttCTCCTTGCTTACTACTCCTTACTCTGGGTATAAAGGAAAATACCCTTGAGCATCTCCCTCTTGTGACCATGGTTTCAGAGGAGAGAGCAAAGGCTTTCTTGGGAGTCATTACCTAGATAAGGGTTTAAGATTAAGGGTGTCAGATGGGATGGTTCTGGGTAATTAGGGCAAGTCCTTACCAGTTAATACTAAAACCATTCCATTTACCAAATCGTCCCAAAACTAGGATCTGACTATGGTTCCTTAAAGGTTCTAAGCAATCAAAGTCTCAAAAAGTCAAATTTGTACAAAATTCCCAAGTTTTCTCTAAGTATACAAGTAATTGAATATATTCctaagaataaaataattaaacatCAATTCTTAAAAATACAAACACTCAAATAAGCCCAGAATTTCCAAGCATACAAGTAATTGAATGTATTCCCTTGTAGCTATAGGTTATCAATTTGTTGGGCCAAAAGGCCTTTTGttgggtaaataaataaaaaataaaaaaactaagcccaaaataattgaaaacctttagtttttctttctaattataatataatttttatataagttataactattaagtattaactaATTCTGAATAAATAATTTGGGTATGTTAAATAGGTTCTAGTCGATTCCTTATTGGGCTTTTGGTTTTGGACCCATTAGGAAACCCATCCCATTTAATAATTAAGTCCCACAACTAGCTCCCAGAACCATCCCATTTAGTATTGGGATCGGCTGGATTCAGGTTTTAGCAAGACGGTTCTAGGATGGTTCCCAGTTCTCgacccaaattgacacccttatttaggACCCATAAATGTATCCTCCTTTCAAAGAAGAGATGTTAGTCACCTTCTATTTAAACCATATATAAGTTTACTAGTCTTATTAACGAAAAGAAATTCTCTTTAGCGCATCCGACTACTGGAGGCACTCAGGGTGCATGCCCGAATGCTCCTAGGCGTTGGATGCATGCTGGAGGGGCTACGGTGCTAGAGGGGATATGGATCCTTTATTAATTAGTCCTATAAACTAGCATGCATAGTAAAAGCAATGAGAATTAAACTAACCCTAGTCTAGGTAGTTAGtttgaaaagaaacaagagcatTAATAAAGGATGAAGCACATAAGACTATAAGAGTATGCTAAACATGGTATATCTTATCATTATAAAACTTAAAAGTATAAAATTGacatgaatgaaaagaaataaagaatgtAAATGGACTGAACTTGAACATAACATTGTCAAACTCCATACATACCCACAACAGAGATAAGGTCAAACATTGTCCAAGAGAAAACAGGCTTGGTCTTGAATATCTATTCTTCACATAATTGAAGAGAAAATATGATTTGTCTTGAATTCTTTGCAAACATAGTCCAATGAAATTGACAGGGTGTCAATCGGATTCCTACAAAAAGATTTTATTTCAAGGGTCCAGGTTTGCTGATGGAATCCACAAGGATTTGGAGGGGGGAAGATTGAAGGTCAAATCCACCTATTTGGGGCATGGGGAGACCTATGACACTAATTGAATTGGGTGTCAATCAGACTCCCACGGAAAAAGATTAtgtttcaaggatccaaattggcTGATGATATCCCCAGAAAACCGACGGTCAAATCCACCTATTTAGGGCATTGGGAGTCTAATGACTTGACTGTGAGTGAATCACAGACTCCCACgaaaaagattctattttggGGGTCCAAATAGACTGATGGAATCCACAAGGAAACTTGGGGGGAGGCCGAAAGTCAAATCCAACTACGGAGATTCCAATGACATTGACTGTGCCAATTGGACTCCCACAGAAAAGATTCTACTTCGAAGGTTAAGATTGGCAAACGAAATCCACGAAGAATTTGAGGGTATCAAATGTCAAAACCACCTATTTATAGCAAGGGAAGTCTAGTGGCACTGACTAAGGTATCAATCGAACTCCCATAAAAAACATTCTATTTTGAGGGTCCATATTAGCCAAAGAGGAAAACCAACAATAAATGATGTAAAAATAAATCCCAAGGGGCAGCACTATTGGCAAGGGACGAGAGGAACTccgcctccccccccccttgggACCACCCACCTGAGAAGAAACTCCCTGGTAAATATGAGGCCTTAGTATTTCCTGCATCGTGTGTTGCAAGGGCATGCACGAGCCCTAGGGGAATTAGTCGACCAAAGGCCAAACACCTCCActtcaaattccaaaaaaaaaaaaaaaaaatgtaaaatatattttaatacTATTTGCAGAAATTACGACATTTCAAGTTTTCAACCCTGCGAAAAAAGAATTTAcggaaagacaaaaaaatatgtaaaactatgcaattaattaaactaaggctacgtttggtggCATGATTTCTTGGGATAAATGCAtaccaagaatgcataccaaacgcagcatTAATAACAACTCAAGTGAAATTTTGAAATACGTGCCCATGCCACATTGATAATTAGATTCTATGTTataaaaaagggtaaaagaTGTGGAAAGGGCCACATTCCGTGCTCATTTCTCTAATCGTAACACAACAGgcttcaaccaaaaaaacaaaaaaaacaccagGCTTAAAATCCACCTATTTAGTTACAGGGCTTCTTCAATACCCACGAAGTGGGAGCATTAGGCAATAAAGCCACACAGCTCCATTCTGCAGAGTGTGAGGGCCCACCAATTGATGTATCCGACTAAGATATCAAAATCTGATCAAATTACTACAAGGTAGGGAATTCTTGGCAGAGGAGATCTCTTGGGTTCCATCAAATGACGGTTCACTCACAGCCTGTAAATCACAGGACCCTTTCCTGGTCTAAGTTCCTTTTAGAATAGAGGTTGATTTTGATTCTCAGGAATGAAATCCTTTGTTCAATAAGAATCACTGGGTAAACTCGGTGGGAACCACTTCCTCAATAACAAGTTTCCTCGGAACCTTGAGATTTATCTGGTTAACATCCCACCCAGCTCCTTCCAATTGTTCAAGAAAATTGTCAAATCTCTGATCCAGTTCGACAAGGCTCTGCTTTAGTTGATCAAAGACATTGTCTGATCCTCCCCGGTGTTCATTGAGCCAGTAACACTGCCAGATACTTCGCAAGACTGATAAGCTTGTAGCTCGCACCTGCAGTGGACGGGCACagagttaattttttttttctctcaagcgAGTCTTGTCTAAAGTTCAACAATGAGTAAGCATGCACCTTGAATGAAACAAAGAATTCAATCTCCTCACGATCTTGGTTCACAAAGAGAACATATTCTTCCTGTGCATACAATCCCAGAAGCATCTTTACCTGTCCCATGTCCAGTACATTTTTATACAGCAAGCAACAAGATTTTATTGCCATAGTACAACACAGTatacaacaacagcaacaacaaaaatTAATAGACCGGAGCCTAACCAAGCCAAATAGGGGAATACTAATATGATCTTTTGTATGCAGAAATTCTATCgcattatttttaatattttgaaaacaccCTGTCTTCATACTTTCCTGCTGCTTTCTCAAAGAACTCAACAAATGGTGAATGAGATTAGACGGAAATAGCAAAAGCATTTCTACAAACACCAGAATAGAATGTCTGTTCCAAAGGATATCAAAATAACTGGGTTAGACCCATTGATAAGTGACAATAAGGATATTGAAACAATCAACAATGCAGCAGAAACTGCAAACTGGGGGGAGGGGTTTGGAAGGAAGGAGAATTGAAACCATATTTCAACCAATTTTCCACTCTCTTGCATACCCGTAACTATAGTTAAAATAAACTCTCAAATATTTCCAAAATatccattatttttttggtcaatACCCCCTATCCCATTCTTTTGTTCAGTAAAGCTAGTTTTGTGAACTATTAGATGGTGTTCAGCTGTGGGAACAACAATAGCTACTGTATAACATAACTCTGTCGACAGTTTAAAAAATCAGTTCATTATGATACTTTGATTGGTAGACGATGACTGCTCAATCTTTCTTGCAGTGATTATCAAAAGAGAGCTTTTACCTTCAATAATGCTGTATTCGGAATgggatgaagaggaagaaaggttGAGAAGCAGTCCTTTTTTCTTGATCGAAAaccagggtttttttttttttttataaaaaaaaaaggtaagaaaaATTGTACTGCAATTCTGTGTAACAAAAAACCCACCTGTACACGTGGGATACTGTATAATATCAACCATAGGATAACTGCTTGTAGAGTCGATCATATAAACAAAGTTTTGAGTTAATATACAAATAGTCAGTCCTCAATCGACACTCTAGAAAAAAGGACACTCAAATTCCCTCCAATACTAAATCTCTCCCCATGCTTCCATCTCAAATGGACCTTGTAAATCTTCCCATGCATTCCATACACAATAAATgtttcaactcaactcagccttatcccaaatcaatggggtcggctacatggattctttttctccaatgagctctattcaaagccatacttgttactagtcctaagctatgcatgtctttcctcaccacttcttctaTGTACAAAGTTTGTCTAGCTCCCTACACTCGAGCACCAATTAGATATCAATTTCATTAGCCTCTATGGTGACTTTTATCTGCAAACTCTTCTTAATGCTCGagttcttttctttccataaactCCAGCAAACTGCAAATGGTACCATCGTCGAAAGACCACCCATTCTTCCCACCAATGGACCACCCTCCCATCACCATTACTACCATTTGAGTTGGGAAAGGGCCATGTCACCCCCATGGCCTATAGAAATCTCCCCCTACCTCCAATGTGAAACTGCAGGCAAATGAATAGATCACACCCATCTTCTTGGAGATCCCACACAGCTTACAAGGTAGGATCCAGTAAAGGaactgtcccccccccccccctttgccaaaaaaaaagccAATTCCACAGCAATTAAATTTGCAGATCTCATCCTCCCTAGGAAGGAAAActgctgaccccatttagttggggtaAGGCTATGATGTTATTCTCCCGAAGAAAGAAAACTGTCCTTGGGCTGAAAGGGGCTCTAGCCTCACTAAAATACATACATTGCCAAGGCACCTCCAATTAAACTTGAAGCCAATGAATAGCCAAGGAAGAGTCTACTTGTAggaaacctaggacctgtaacctgTAAtcttagagagagaagagagaaaagagagactAATTGCTTGTtattttcattgataggtaagcccctagAGGGggaattacaaagagactaaactaggcgatgtgggactaaaacccacataaccgactgtacctaataacataataaataaactaaccccaaaaggaccagaatacccccacgacattctggattacatattccaacactctccctcaagctggattgtacaaataagagaagaaggaaaatccagcttgaactaaataaaaaaaacgaattccataataatgctaacactccccctcaagttggcgaatacaaggtactaatgcccaacttgaacaaaatgggaaaaaaactaagttgcagcaaaATCCAGTTTGACATatgaatgtagctcccaaataaaccttcaagaacttgaaaaaatagatcttcaaaactttgacagacatgatcagcaaactgggactggaatgtcttccaaaaaaggcagctttcaacgatcttcaatagctatccagtgatgaatctcagattgtcataattacagagaatcttgaagtgaaataactagagcagcaagcacCGGAAACAAACAgaatcaagcagcggaaaaaaactttatcaacccaactgaaagtcctcaaaaataggcaacaaccaaatatcttcaatactcttcaatacttcaatctcccccttacggcaaactcagcCCAATAACAAAGaatacccaatagcaatggtggaaaacactgatcttctatattttgcaccaatgttcctgcaagttctgcgttctgcaatgtttgcaggtgtactgtacataatcccccccctcacgtgtagtacacgtggacataacagaaatgatgtaagagatagggcaaaaacataatattccagatttttccaagaggtgctaagggtaatggaaaaggaagaaatggcaaattagaaaataccatgaacttccaaaggggttatgggtatatgccaaaggtatgggatatgaagggaattagaattattgaaagggaacggtgttggaaaaaaaggatggcatggctgtaatttggtggaaatccacttttaaatacaatccaagccaatggccaaactggtaataaaccagaattttcaagggtcaattgggtagtcaaataggggaatggcaCAATTGCAAATAGCATAAAGTTGAATAAGGGATGGCATAGCTGTAATTTAGATGAAATCTAACTACAAATATCACTTAAGGCAAAAGGGTAATCTTGGAAATAGAAGTAAAATAAGGACATGGGGGACTTAGTGCTAATAGGAGGGGTATAAATGGAAAACAGAAATAATGAAACAAAggacaaaggaatatgaaaaggaATCAAAGCACTTGTCGTTTTATACCAATTTGTAGAGGAAGTTTTCTTCCTCATGAAACCATCTGGAGCAAAAACCGAGTTTGAGACCTTCACGCAACGAGAAGAAAACCACGGCTATTGCAACGGTGCAACCAAGAACCAGAGAGAGGAGGCGGTAACCAAGGACCCATTGATGAAGGATGCTATCTTCTTCCTTACAACTCAACAGAACCAGCAAATCCAGCAGAAAAGGAAACCTGAGATTCGAAGAACAAAGCAGCAACTTCATGGCGATTCAAAAGAACCAAGTTGTGatttccaaaagaagaagagatttgatcaatcttcaaaaaagAAGAACCAGTAGAAACTCCAATCTACAGTCTCCCAGTTGCTGGACAGAACTGATTCAAAAATCTGGGCAGAATCGATGCAGCCATCGACCAATCCTTCGATCCAGTTAATACTAGAACCATAGCAACAGTAGCCAAAGGCGGAAAGGAGGTGGATTCGAAGAATTGACAGCGGCAAAAGCATCGACTTGAGGTAGCAATCAGCAAATCGAAACGATGGTTTCATGAGCAGAACCAGACctgatttggtttcgattctcACTGTAGGAGCATTAACAGGAGCCAAAAGTCTAGAGTTTCAGTTGCGGCAACTCCATTcagcaataaaagaaatatcCAAAGCAAGCCCTTCAATCTCCAGATGAAAGGATAAACCACAGCAATCGATTTCTACAATAACCAGAAATCAGCAGCAGGATTCTTCAACTAGAAATCCAGATCAGTAGTAGCCACCAACTCCATCGAACAATATTCTTCGAACCAGAAAAGACCAACAAACGACggtggaaggaaaaaaaaatcgaaaaaatGCAGGCACCATCGATTTCAGCAGCCGAGTTATTGACTCAAATCGCAACTTGCGATAGCAGCATCGgaatagaacaaaaataaatatcGATGGAGCACAAACCAACCAGTAGCTGATGTCTTCAACAATCGAATGTAGCAAATCAGTATATGAAACTGCAAAAAATATTCCAAAACTAGAAACCGCAAGCCTTCAATGTAGAACCCCACgattttcaaataaataaaattacaaggaTGATACAagcaggaaaccctagttcttcttttctttctatgaactagggtttctccataaatcggagaaccttgaaacgactctcaaaactgcaaatcttggagagaatcagtcactggttgcctagctctgataccatgtaggaaacctaggacctgtaacctgTAAtcttagagagagaagagaagagagagaagagagagaagagagagaagagagagaagagagaaaagagaataattgcttgttattttcattgataggtaagcccctctattataaatagagggggaattacaaagagactcaactaggcgatgtgggactaaaacccacataaccgactgtacctaataacataataaataagctaaccccaaaaagaccagaatacccccacagtattctggattacatattccaacactacttCCACTAGCGTATTTGTCCATGCACCTGCCAAAGCTATTTCTAACCCTTGAATAATAGCTTTTCAACTCCACCATGATATAGTCAGCAATGCCAATGGGGCTGAGAATGCGAACACCACCAAGCCCCCATGATCTTCAATCACAATTCCACATACCTGGCGGTCCAAGATTACCAACAGAGCTGCCATTTAGCTTCAATTTAACGATATGCTGTGGAGGTGGGCACCATGCATGCTAATTATGATCATGATTCGTGAGCAGCATTAGAAGAAACATTAAGGTCCCAACATATTAAAAATCAATCGATAGAGACGCCATAAAAAGCCTCTACTGTCAGCCTACCtgccat is drawn from Telopea speciosissima isolate NSW1024214 ecotype Mountain lineage chromosome 1, Tspe_v1, whole genome shotgun sequence and contains these coding sequences:
- the LOC122648694 gene encoding E3 ubiquitin-protein ligase AIRP2-like isoform X2, which gives rise to MRKSFKDSLKSLEADIQHANTLASDYPREYDGECLQMRLSYSPAAHFFLFLVQWTDCHLAGALGLLRILIYKAYADGKTTMYIHERKVSFKEFYAVIFPSLLQLQRGITDVDDRKQKDLCSTRYRKKDEMDKGKMSDIDIEREVECGICMEISNKVVLPNCSHALCMKCYRDWFYLLTWTTSSLF
- the LOC122648694 gene encoding E3 ubiquitin-protein ligase AIRP2-like isoform X1, whose translation is MRKSFKDSLKSLEADIQHANTLASDYPREYDGECLQMRLSYSPAAHFFLFLVQWTDCHLAGALGLLRILIYKAYADGKTTMYIHERKVSFKEFYAVIFPSLLQLQRGITDVDDRKQKDLCSTRYRKKDEMDKGKMSDIDIEREVECGICMEISNKVVLPNCSHALCMKCYRDWRARSNSCPFCRDSLKRVNSCDLWIYTESHEVADLSAICKENLKRLVMYIDKLPVVVPDPVFATYDSHLR